The DNA region aaaaactAAACAGGATTGTGATCACACAGcgttaaagaaaagaaaaaaaaacactgacaaAGGCCAACTGAGCCGACTGGCCTGGCCCTGtgctggagactcaatgggaTAGAGACAAATATGTCTATTTCAGATCTACCTGCAGTGGTCGGACAAATGATGTGCTCCATCTAGAATACAAAATGTCCTTCTCGTGTTTCTGCGGATCGTTTCCATAGGGAAGGTGCAGTCCCGGACTCAGAGAGTGTCAGCCCCCCCTCTGGAAGTAAAGTGGGTGAGAGAGTGGCTAGTCCGAACCCTCCGCCCTCCTTCCTCTCTCAATGTCAAAGTGAGCAGGGTCGAGTCCCAGATGTGGCTCTCAGGCAGAATCAAACCAACCTCCatctccttcctgaagaagggcttatgcctgatacgtcgaatttcctgttccttggatgctgcctgacctgctgcgcttttccagcaacacattttcagctctgatctccagcatttgcagtcctcactgtttCCAACCTCCATctcccccccgccctcccccaaACCCGCAATCACTTGTGAACGCGCTGGTGCGACACCATGTTGGACagctgagtgaatcctttcccacactcggagcaggagaacggcctctccccggtgtgaatgcGCTGGTGGGTCCGCAGGTTGGTGGActgggtgaaggccttcccgcagacggagcaggtgaacggcctctccccggtgtggacccgccggtgcctctGCAGGCCGGAGGACTGAACGAAGCCCTTCCCGCAGACGGGGCAGACGGACGGCcgctccccagtgtgaacccgctgatGCCGCTGCTGCTCAGACGACGTTTTAAACCTCTTGGCGCAGTGGGAGCAGCCGAACGGCCTCTCCTCAGTGTGGATGCGCTGGTGCAGCATCAGGTCCCAGGAGCTCTTGAAAGCAGCCCCGCAGTCGGAGCATTTGTAAGGCCTGTCCTCGGTGTGGCTGCTCTGGTGTCTGCGTAAGCTGGACGACTGACCGAATCCCTTCCcgcacacagagcaggtgaacggcttcTCCCGCGTGTGGAATCGCCGGTGCTTCTGAAGGCTGCCCGAGTCACGGAAAGCGTTCCCGCACACCGAGCAGGCgaatggcttctccccggtgtggacccgctggtgcaaACGCAGGTGGCTCGACTgtgtgaatcccttcccacacacggagcaggtgaacggcctctcccccgtgtgacTGCGCCGGTGAGTTTCCAGCGCGCTCGGTGTTGGGAACACTTTCCcgcagtccccacatttccacggtttctccatggagGGAGTGCCGGTAGAACATGCACTCAGTGCAATTTCTTTCTCCGTCCAATGGGTAAACCTCTACCCACGGTCAAATCACTGTGAAACTGTCACTCAGGTGTGTGTTTGTTCCTTTTCCCGGTCTGAAGCAAACAGAACTGAGGTTCCCCTCAAAGGCCCACACGTTCAGTTCCCGATGAACTGACGTTCAGTTTGGTTTGAGATTTCCATTTCAAAATCGTCCTCTCCCTCAGTAGCCTGTAAAAGGAGATTAGAAAAGTCATCTGTGTCAGTCCCTGGTTAGGAATTTGGAGCAAAGAGAATAATCCACAGAACAATCTGTTCTCTCATATCTGCCAAAAATCTGTAAACCACCGTCCCATATCTGCTGTAACTAATCTTCCTGCTGATTCAAACTGAAAGACAAATTCTAAATAACTATGTTGCATAGCTTCTTAGCTTGAGAAACAGTTTGGGActctctggaattctctgcctgtgAGCAAAAGGGAAGTAAAGATCATTAATGTTAACAAAACTAAACTGGATGGGTATTTGGCAGAGATAAAATTGCAGGGATAGAGGGAGTTGGAAGGATACATGGGGgcagctgaatactttccataaCTGGAAATATCTGCAACATTTGTTGAATCCTCTCACGAGACCAGCAATAATTGGAAATGACAATGAGAGAACCACCAACAAAAGTCAGTGGCACAGCACATAAAACATGTCTCTGTTTTGGATCACTCAAACAGGGTCTTCCTCTGTAAAATAAAATTGCAACGGTGAACATGAGGTATGTCAGCCTTTGGAGCCAAGCAAATATTCCAAACTGAGACAATAAAAGGATGTCAATGTCTCTGAGAAAGAGATGGACACCATACCTTTGCACAGCCTGCACTCTTCCTGCATTCACTGCTGGACAGAAAGCCCACACTGCGCCTGCTCCGGACAGCGGGTCCGCACTGCGCCTGCTCCGGACGGCGGGCGAGTACTGGACAGAGGAAACGCACTGCGCCTGCTCCGCACACCACGCCGCACTCCACAGCGGGCCCGAATTGCGCCTGCTCTAGACCGCGTGCTCGCGCTGGACAGCAGGACCGCACTGCGGCTGCGCTAAcctgggactgggactgggactggggAGGGCAGGACTCTGAGCAAAATCCCTTCTTTTCATTTTGCTCCAAGTCATGCAGTTTTAGTTCAAACAAAGCACATGGTTCCAGATTCACTGAAATTTGCTCCTCTGTCCAGCCTCTGTGAGTAAAACACATTGTCTCTTCCCCAGGGGAAACACAGAGAGTTGTGT from Hemiscyllium ocellatum isolate sHemOce1 chromosome 27 unlocalized genomic scaffold, sHemOce1.pat.X.cur. SUPER_27_unloc_1, whole genome shotgun sequence includes:
- the LOC132807073 gene encoding zinc finger protein 665-like, with the protein product MEKPEESHPLEKPWKCGDCGKGFSFPSLLETHRRSHTGERPFSCPECGKGFTRSFHLLRHRPVHTGERPFSCPECGKGFTRSSTLLAHQQVHAGEGHFICSDCGKGFTCSSILLAHRRVHTGESPFSCPECGKGFNRFSHLQTHRRVHTGERPFICPECGKSFSHSSTLMTHQLVHTGERPFTCSVCGKGFTQSSHLRLHQRVHTGEKPFACSVCGNAFRDSGSLQKHRRFHTREKPFTCSVCGKGFGQSSSLRRHQSSHTEDRPYKCSDCGAAFKSSWDLMLHQRIHTEERPFGCSHCAKRFKTSSEQQRHQRVHTGERPSVCPVCGKGFVQSSGLQRHRRVHTGERPFTCSVCGKAFTQSTNLRTHQRIHTGERPFSCSECGKGFTQLSNMVSHQRVHK